CTCTGTTATACAACGACCTTCTGGCTCCCGATTTTAACGAATCGGCATCCGAACGATCAATCTGCGGCCCAATAGAAATGAGCTGCACAGACTCAGAAGCCTGCGTTTCTTGATCCGCAAAAATGGAATGCGCAACTGCTTTCGAACGAATTTCCACCAATTCCGAAGCGGCAGCATCGACTGACTTCTCTTTACCGACCGGACTGCTACTTGCATCGCTAGCGCTACTTCTACTGCCATCCCCACCACTAGTTGAAGATGTCAAACTTGAAATGGACGCCGTTCCAGGCGACGGATCGGATGAATCAACCGAGGACAAACCAGACAAGAGTGTGCCAAACTGAGACGGATTGATAGTTGCTTGATTTGAAGGTAAACTTTCCGGCGTGGCTGCAGACGCACCTGGTGGCTGGTAAGCCACGCCTTGTTGCTGGAGCTGCACCACCTGAACCGGGTACAGCCCAGATCCAGATCCCGTGTTACTACTCACGAGTTGGTACTGTTGCTGCTGAGATGGTGCGTAaaactgctgctgctgttgagaCGGATAGCTTTGCGGTTGCTGGGAAACTTGATAGGATGGCTGAGGTTGGGCAAAGGATTGAGGTTGTTGCTGTACAAGGTTAAAGGAAGGATATCCTTGTGAGTATGAAGAGAATCCTTGCGAAGGGAAGCTCGCTGTAGTCTGGATCTGCGACGATGCTTGAAGCGATGATGGATGAACAAAGTCGTTAAAGGCCTGTTGATAACCTGACGGCTGCTGATAGCTAGGAGCTTGTTGAATCCCGAACTGGTGGCCTCCTCCCGATCCACCAAAGCTTGCTAAAAGTGATAATCCTTGAGTGATGGCGTTCGACTCACCCACTGGTGGCCCAGTTGGACTATAATGTAGCGTACCGTCAAATCCATTTTGGAAGTTCGTAAACTGACCTTGTCCTCCGGAACCCGCGAACAATCCACCACTGTATAAGTAAGGATTCTGCTGCCCTCCGAAATCGCCGCCTCCACCACCGCCCTGATGGCCCCCACCGCCAAAGCTTCCAGAGTATCCGCCAAAGTTGTTCGACTGAAACTGCTGTTCCGGGAAACTCGACGATTGGAAATTAAATCCACCTTGATGTTGACCAACTGCTGGACCATAAGAGCCGTCAAAAGATGAAACGTCCAGGGGTCCTCGTTGGACGGAAACCGGTTGATTTGATGGCTCTTGTACACTAGTTGAATTAATGATGGATGGTGGAAGGGACGATGATTTACTAATCTCGGATCCGGATAGAAACGATGATTTATCCGCCTCTTTAGTTATGACAGTGTGAACGGTTGTGGTTTCTGGTTGAACAAAGATGGTTTTCTCAGTTATTGGGTTCCAGTTGGGTGTCGGTAACACCGGCAGCGTGAAACTGGCTTCACTGGTCGTCGTAGATGACGGGGCAGAAGTTGTCGGAGCATCGACAGAAATGGAAGGTTGGCTGTTGTTGAGGATTTGAGCCGACGCTGACGTTACAACCAAAAGTTGTTTCAAAGTGGTTTCGATATCGTCGAACGATTCCAATTCGGGAACGGATAAAGTAGACTTGATTGTGGCTACAGTGCTACTTATGCTTTTAGGCTGAATCGGTGAAGGATGTTGGGGAGCAGTCGGCGTGGGAATGGTGGATGATGGATCAGCAACGAAATCTTTTCCGGTAAACTTTTTAATCAATTCCTCGATGGAAAGTGGTGGAGGAAGAGTCGACGTCGTCGATGAACCGTCGCTGGAAGGCAATTCAAATGATGGGTATTTCGGATTTGGTACGAAATCGGTCGCTGGAACAGTTGTCGAAGTGGCCAATACGAGCAAATCGTTACTGGTGCTACTTCCTGGTACAACTTCTTTGCTGTTTTCTTCACTGGCAGCAATGTCGGGTTTCTGAATTTGGGTGACTTCTTCCTCGAAGATCTTTTGGTGACTACTATCGGTATCCTTTTGAGCTTTCAAAGTTGAAGCTGAATGAAATTGGGAGATGTACTTGGATAGACGTGGAGACTTTTGTATGGGTCCTAGATGTAGTGCTCGTCGAGGTGCCGAACCGGAGACGCGAAGGCGGAGGGAAGTCGTAACCAATGACCACCGTCTCTGTCGTTGCTTCATGATCGGCGTGAATTAATCGGGACAAACCCGCCAGGACGGCCGAATTTCTCACGCGGTATTGTTGAAGGGAAGCTACCAAGTGATGGCCCAAGTCTATTCGGACTCAACGACGGCCTCGGTTGAATTGGTCGGAACCCTCCTATCCGAGTCTTTGGCGATTCATAATCAGGTGCCTGGAACACGAACCGATTTGAAGTTCCGCTCGGACGATTGGCAGCAAACGAATCCTGCTTCTGAGTGGTAGCTCCGATTTGTTCCAAAGTTGTCGGATGTTTCACGTTTTTAGATTCAATTGACGGACGTGATTTACCGGAATCCGATTTGGTTCCGTTGGCCCTTCGATCCAACAATTTAGACTGGAATTTTTTGATGAACGTTGGCTTTGGCGTTGTTGTCGATCGCAGTTTGTTCGCGAACTCCTGACGTCGGTGGACAGACGCCGGGTTCGAGGCGTTCCAGTTACGAAATTTGACAGGTTTACCTATAGGTGTACTAATAGGAATTGTGGAAGCAATATCAGCAGATCTTTTAGGTAAACGTCGGACTGGCATACGATGCCTTATCCTGTTAATGGCTCGCCGCCGACTTCCACCTCCTTCTTCTTGGGCTACGGAAGGAGGCGAAACATTCTCTTGATTTTCGGTTGGTCTCTGTTGGAATTGTTGATTTTTGATGACTTTACTCAGGTCGAATTCTGGCGTGGGTGGATCTTCTGGAACGGCAACACCAGTCTCGAGAAAGGGAAGCGAAAGGTTAAGCATCTGCAGCGAGACCAGGAAGTGCGAAGGGTACGGTAGTTCCAGCAGGAAGGAAGTATTGGGTGCCGCCGAATCGATTGGATCGTTAACGGATGGACTGGGTTGTAGGATTAGAGGCTCGACCGGTTGTTGAACGAAAGGTGATTGATCCGCATTCGATGGAaattcttctccttctttgcTGGAACGAATCTTCCGATGATATCGTTTGGTGGCTAACCGATACTCCTTGACGTCGTGATCATTAACAAAGCCACCCGCCACCATAGCCACAGCCAAaccttttgaaaatgaatgaattatCAACTAATTTAAATGTTCGGTAAGAAACGTAATTAAAAGGTTAGTCTAGTTCACTTATATTGAATACACAACTATCTTCAGTCGTCTGTTTTCCATGCGTAAACCATACATTCCAACCGAGAATAAACATTTGAACTTCAATTTCCAACGAAACAGAAATTTAAGTCGTTCAACAGGGTAAAGTAGATTCCAGGTACATAACATCAGATTTCTATAACTAGCCTATTGATATAATATGGTGTAACATAACTTACTGTAGCAAAGGAGATTCAGAAATTTCATCCTGATCTCACCGATCAACAAATGGCAAACAAGGGTTCAGCCGTCACTGCCTAAGAATGGCACGAACAGAGTTGCAACAGCTTTTATCAGCTCGGCTCAGCTCTTGAATCAGTTCACTTGTTTCACTTGAATGTTTAGAAGATAGATTCTCCACTGTTTCTCACCAGCATCAGTCGCACGCTCGAATGCGTCCATTGAATGTCACTATCAACCGCTTTCCAAGTCGACCTACTTCATGGGGGATTATTTGAATCACTGACTACGGCATAAAAGAAGTCTCCAAGAgagaaaataagaagaagtGATAACAATAATTGTTTAAAACGTAATGATCGAAAAGTTTCCGGATTGGTTGGACAGGAGAAGAAATTCGATGTTGTTCCGGACTAATTAGAACTGTGCGCTGTAGGATCAGTGACTTATTCGTGATTGGCTACCATCAATGAGATCGTCCGTTGACATCGACTGTAATCGGCAGCTTGTATTCATAGCGGTACATGGTGTATTAACAGTGCATTTTGTATCTTTTACCCGAGAGGGAAAGCGATTCTTAGCCCAGCATGTCCGGACTTTCTCTTTCTCAATTCTGTGCAACTACCAACTGCTATAAAGGTAAAGGGCTATGACCAATTAAAAACGATTCGTTTTAATATTGTCACAGGAAGTCGACAGCGTAAGACTGATTGCCATGAAGTTCCTCTGTATCTTTTTCTTAGGTAAGTTTAAATCATTACAATCATTGCCGATCTTTCGTTTCCATGGAAGAGTGTCGATTAAATTGGCTGACTCACCCAAGTATGTTAATTAAATAATCGTCAGGTTTTGCGGTCGCCCTAAGCCAGGCGCAAG
This sequence is a window from Daphnia magna isolate NIES linkage group LG7, ASM2063170v1.1, whole genome shotgun sequence. Protein-coding genes within it:
- the LOC116926706 gene encoding LOW QUALITY PROTEIN: uncharacterized protein LOC116926706 (The sequence of the model RefSeq protein was modified relative to this genomic sequence to represent the inferred CDS: inserted 2 bases in 1 codon; deleted 1 base in 1 codon), with protein sequence MKFLNLLCYSLAVAMVAGGFVNDHDVKEYRLATKRYHRKIRSSKEGEEFPSNADQSPFVQQPVEPLILQPSPSVNDPIDSAAPNTSFLLELPYPSHFLVSLQMLNLSLPFLETGVAVPEDPPTPEFDLSKVIKNQQFQQRPTENQENVSPPSVAQEEGGGSRRRAINRIRHRMPVRRLPKRSADIASTIPISTPIGKPVKFRNWNASNPASVHRRQEFANKLRSTTTPKPTFIKKFQSKLLDRRANGTKSDSGKSRPSIESKNVKHPTTLEQIGATTQKQDSFAANRPSGTSNRFVFQAPDYESPKTRIGGFRPIQPRPSLSPNRLGPSLGSFPSTIPREKFGRPGGFVPIXIHADHEATTETVVIGYDFPPPSRLRFGTSTSTTSGPIQKSPRLSKYISQFHSASTLKAQKDTDSSHQKIFEEEVTQIQKPDIAASEENSKEVVPGSSTSNDLLVLATSTTVPATDFVPNPKYPSFELPSSDGSSTTSTLPPPLSIEELIKKFTGKDFVADPSSTIPTPTAPQHPSPIQPKSISSTVATIKSTLSVPELESFDDIETTLKQLLVVTSASAQILNNSQPSISVDAPTTSAPSSTTTSEASFTLPVLPTPNWNPITEKTIFVQPETTTVHTVITKEADKSSFLSGSEISKSSSLPPSIINSTSVQEPSNQPVSVQRGPLDVSSFDGSYGPAVGQHQGGFNFQSSSFPEQQFQSNNFGGYSGSFGGGGHQGGGGGGDFGGQQNPYLYSGGLFAGSGGQGQFTNFQNGFDGTLHYSPTGPPVGESNAITQGLSLLASFGGSGGGHQFGIQQAPSYQQPSGYQQAFNDFVHPSSLQASSQIQTTASFPSQGFSSYSQGYPSFNLVQQQPQSFAQPQPSYQVSQQPQSYPSQQQQQFYAPSQQQQYQLVSSNTGSGSGLYPVQVVQLQQQGVAYQPPGASAATPESLPSNQATINPSQFGTLLSGLSSVDSSDPSPGTASISSLTSSTSGGDGSRSSASDASSSPVGKEKSVDAAASELVEIRSKAVAHSIFADQETQASESVQLISIGPQIDRSDADSLKSGARRSLYNRGLRSGYYP